In one Mus pahari chromosome 21, PAHARI_EIJ_v1.1, whole genome shotgun sequence genomic region, the following are encoded:
- the Reps1 gene encoding ralBP1-associated Eps domain-containing protein 1 isoform X3, which yields MEGLTLSDAEQKYYSDLFSYCDIESTKKVVVNGRVLELFRAAQLPNDVVLQIMELCGATRLGYFGRSQFYIALKLVAVAQSGFPLRVESINTVKDLPLPRFVASKNEQESRLTASYSSDSENQGSYSGVIPPPPGRGQVKKGPGSHDAVQPRPSADQQEPASPVVSPQQSPPTSPHTWRKHSRHPSGGSSERPLAGPGPLWSPFGDAQAGSSAGDAVWSGQSPPPPQENWVSFADTPPTSTLLTMHPASVQDQTTVRTVASATTANEIRRQSSSYDDPWKITDEQRQYYVNQFKTIQPDLNGFIPGSAAKEFFTKSKLPILELSHIWELSDFDKDGALTLDEFCAAFHLVVARKNGYDLPEKLPESLMPKLIDLEDSADVGDQPGEVGYSGSPAEAPPSKSPSMPSLNQTWPELNQSSEWETFSERSSSSQTLTQFDSNIAPADPDTAIVHPVPIRMTPSKIHMQEMELKRTGSDHTNPTSPLLVKPSDLSEENKINSSVKFPSGNTVADGYSSSDSFPSDPEQIGSSVTRQRSHSGTSPDNTAPPPPPPRPQPSHSRSSSLDMNRTFAVTTGQQQAGVVAHPPAVPPRPQPSQAPGPSVHRPVDADGLITHTSTSPQQIPEQPNFADFSQFEVFAASNVSEEQDSEAEKHPEVLPAEKAPDPSSSLRAAQADSKVEEKTATNVPANVSKGTAPLAPPPKPVRRRLKSEDELRPDVDEHTQKTGVLAAVLTSQPSIPRSVGKDKKAIQASIRRNKETNTVLARLNSELQQQLKDVLEERISLEVQLEQLRPFSHL from the exons ATCATGGAGCTTTGTGGTGCAACAAGACTTGGTTATTTTGGAAGAAGTCAGTTCTACATTGCTTTGAAGCTTGTAGCTGTCGCCCAGTCTGGTTTTCCATTAAGAGTGGAAAGTATAAACACTG TAAAGGATCTCCCTCTTCCACGATTTGTTGCTTCAAAGAATGAACAAGAATCTCGCCTTACAGCCTCCTATTCTTCAGATTCTGAAAACCAGGGCTCGTACTCGGGTGTGatcccccctcctcctggcaGAGGCCAAGTCAAGAAGGGGCCTGGAAGCCATGATGCGGTTCAGCCTCGTCCATCAGCAGATCAGCAG GAACCTGCGTCTCCAGTAGTTTCACCCCAGCAGTCCCCGCCGACTTCTCCACACACATGGAGGAAGCACAGCCGCCATCCCAGTGGGGGGAGTAGTGAGAGACCTCTTGCAGGACCGGGGCCGCTCTGGTCTCCTTTTGGTGATGCACAAGCAG GCTCTTCTGCTGGCGATGCGGTGTGGTCTGGGCAGTCCCCCCCTCCACCTCAAGAAAACTGGGTCAGTTTTGCAGATACTCCACCAACCAGTACTCTTTTAACCATGCATCCTGCTTCTGTCCAG GACCAGACAACAGTACGAACTGTAGCCTCAGCTACAACTGCcaatgaaattcgtaggcaatcCAGTAGTTATGATGATCCCTGGAAAATAacagatgaacagagacagtatTATGTAAATCAGTTTAAAACCATTCAGCCTGATCTAAACGGATTTATTCCAG GATCTGCAGCTAAAGAGTTTTTTACAAAATCAAAACTTCCTATTCTTGAACTTTCTCATATTTG GGAACTCTCAGACTTTGATAAAGATGGCGCGTTGACACTGGATGAGTTTTGTGCTGCTTTTCATCTGGTTGTTGCTAGAAAAAATGGCTATGACCTACCAGAAAAGCTCCCTGAGAGCCTGATGCCCAAGCTGATAGACTTGGAGGATTCAGCAG ATGTGGGGGACCAGCCAGGTGAGGTAGGTTATTCAGGCTCTCCTGCAGAAGCGCCTCCGAGCAAGTCACCGTCGATGCCATCACTGAACCAGACTTGGCCAGAGCTGAATCAGAGCAGTGAG TGGGAGACATTTAGTGAACGCTCTTCAAGCTCACAAACTCTGACCCAATTTGATTCTAACATTGCACCAGCTGATCCT GATACCGCTATTGTGCATCCAGTCCCCATCCGCATGACTCCAAGCAAAATCCACATGCAGGAAATGGAGCTGAAGAGAACAGGCAGCG ATCACACTAATCCCACGAGCCCATTACTTGTGAAACCATCTGAcctttcagaagaaaataaaataaattcatcagTAAAGTTTCCTTCTGGAAATACTGTAG CAGACGGGTACAGTAGCTCAGACTCTTTCCCCTCTGACCCGGAGCAGATTGGGAGCAGTGTAACTCGTCAAAG GTCTCATTCAGGAACGTCACCTGATAACACTGCGCCACCACCTCCCCCTCCCAGGCCACAGCCTTCTCATTCTAGATCATCATCCTTAGATATGAATCGGACCTTTGCAGTTACCACAG GACAGCAACAGGCTGGAGTTGTTGCCCATCCTCCTGCAGTGCCTCCAAGACCTCAGCCCTCACAG GCACCCGGTCCTTCTGTCCATCGCCCAGTGGATGCGGATGGTCTAATAACTCACACTAGTACCTCACCTCAGCAGATACCAGAACAACCAAATTTTGCAGATTTCAGCCAATTTGAAGTATTTGCTGCGTCAAATGTCTCCGAAGAACAAGACAGTGAAGCCGAGAAGCATCCTGAGGTCTTGCCA GCTGAAAAGGCTCCTGACCCCTCAAGCTCTCTTCGGGCTGCCCAAGCGGACAGTAAAGTTGAAGAGAAGACAGCTACTAATGTTCCTGCCAATGTG AGCAAAGGCACAGCACCTCTGGCTCCACCACCAAAACCTGTTAGAAGAAGATTAAAGTCGGAAGATGAGTTACGGCCAGATGTGGATGAGCATACACAGAAGACGGGCGTCCTAGCTGCTGTTCTAACATCACAGCCTTCTATTCCCAG ATCTGTGGGGAAAGATAAAAAGGCTATCCAGGCATCTATTAGACGCAATAAGGAGACCAACACCGTTCTGGCCAGACTGAACAGTGAATTGCAACAGCAATTAAAG GATGTTCTTGAGGAGAGAATTTCCCTGGAAGTTCAACTGGAGCAGCTCCGACCGTTCTCTCACCTCTAA
- the Reps1 gene encoding ralBP1-associated Eps domain-containing protein 1 isoform X4 produces the protein MEGLTLSDAEQKYYSDLFSYCDIESTKKVVVNGRVLELFRAAQLPNDVVLQIMELCGATRLGYFGRSQFYIALKLVAVAQSGFPLRVESINTVKDLPLPRFVASKNEQESRLTASYSSDSENQGSYSGVIPPPPGRGQVKKGPGSHDAVQPRPSADQQEPASPVVSPQQSPPTSPHTWRKHSRHPSGGSSERPLAGPGPLWSPFGDAQAGSSAGDAVWSGQSPPPPQENWDQTTVRTVASATTANEIRRQSSSYDDPWKITDEQRQYYVNQFKTIQPDLNGFIPGSAAKEFFTKSKLPILELSHIWELSDFDKDGALTLDEFCAAFHLVVARKNGYDLPEKLPESLMPKLIDLEDSADVGDQPGEVGYSGSPAEAPPSKSPSMPSLNQTWPELNQSSEQWETFSERSSSSQTLTQFDSNIAPADPDTAIVHPVPIRMTPSKIHMQEMELKRTGSDHTNPTSPLLVKPSDLSEENKINSSVKFPSGNTVADGYSSSDSFPSDPEQIGSSVTRQRSHSGTSPDNTAPPPPPPRPQPSHSRSSSLDMNRTFAVTTGQQQAGVVAHPPAVPPRPQPSQAPGPSVHRPVDADGLITHTSTSPQQIPEQPNFADFSQFEVFAASNVSEEQDSEAEKHPEVLPAEKAPDPSSSLRAAQADSKVEEKTATNVPANVSKGTAPLAPPPKPVRRRLKSEDELRPDVDEHTQKTGVLAAVLTSQPSIPRSVGKDKKAIQASIRRNKETNTVLARLNSELQQQLKDVLEERISLEVQLEQLRPFSHL, from the exons ATCATGGAGCTTTGTGGTGCAACAAGACTTGGTTATTTTGGAAGAAGTCAGTTCTACATTGCTTTGAAGCTTGTAGCTGTCGCCCAGTCTGGTTTTCCATTAAGAGTGGAAAGTATAAACACTG TAAAGGATCTCCCTCTTCCACGATTTGTTGCTTCAAAGAATGAACAAGAATCTCGCCTTACAGCCTCCTATTCTTCAGATTCTGAAAACCAGGGCTCGTACTCGGGTGTGatcccccctcctcctggcaGAGGCCAAGTCAAGAAGGGGCCTGGAAGCCATGATGCGGTTCAGCCTCGTCCATCAGCAGATCAGCAG GAACCTGCGTCTCCAGTAGTTTCACCCCAGCAGTCCCCGCCGACTTCTCCACACACATGGAGGAAGCACAGCCGCCATCCCAGTGGGGGGAGTAGTGAGAGACCTCTTGCAGGACCGGGGCCGCTCTGGTCTCCTTTTGGTGATGCACAAGCAG GCTCTTCTGCTGGCGATGCGGTGTGGTCTGGGCAGTCCCCCCCTCCACCTCAAGAAAACTGG GACCAGACAACAGTACGAACTGTAGCCTCAGCTACAACTGCcaatgaaattcgtaggcaatcCAGTAGTTATGATGATCCCTGGAAAATAacagatgaacagagacagtatTATGTAAATCAGTTTAAAACCATTCAGCCTGATCTAAACGGATTTATTCCAG GATCTGCAGCTAAAGAGTTTTTTACAAAATCAAAACTTCCTATTCTTGAACTTTCTCATATTTG GGAACTCTCAGACTTTGATAAAGATGGCGCGTTGACACTGGATGAGTTTTGTGCTGCTTTTCATCTGGTTGTTGCTAGAAAAAATGGCTATGACCTACCAGAAAAGCTCCCTGAGAGCCTGATGCCCAAGCTGATAGACTTGGAGGATTCAGCAG ATGTGGGGGACCAGCCAGGTGAGGTAGGTTATTCAGGCTCTCCTGCAGAAGCGCCTCCGAGCAAGTCACCGTCGATGCCATCACTGAACCAGACTTGGCCAGAGCTGAATCAGAGCAGTGAG CAGTGGGAGACATTTAGTGAACGCTCTTCAAGCTCACAAACTCTGACCCAATTTGATTCTAACATTGCACCAGCTGATCCT GATACCGCTATTGTGCATCCAGTCCCCATCCGCATGACTCCAAGCAAAATCCACATGCAGGAAATGGAGCTGAAGAGAACAGGCAGCG ATCACACTAATCCCACGAGCCCATTACTTGTGAAACCATCTGAcctttcagaagaaaataaaataaattcatcagTAAAGTTTCCTTCTGGAAATACTGTAG CAGACGGGTACAGTAGCTCAGACTCTTTCCCCTCTGACCCGGAGCAGATTGGGAGCAGTGTAACTCGTCAAAG GTCTCATTCAGGAACGTCACCTGATAACACTGCGCCACCACCTCCCCCTCCCAGGCCACAGCCTTCTCATTCTAGATCATCATCCTTAGATATGAATCGGACCTTTGCAGTTACCACAG GACAGCAACAGGCTGGAGTTGTTGCCCATCCTCCTGCAGTGCCTCCAAGACCTCAGCCCTCACAG GCACCCGGTCCTTCTGTCCATCGCCCAGTGGATGCGGATGGTCTAATAACTCACACTAGTACCTCACCTCAGCAGATACCAGAACAACCAAATTTTGCAGATTTCAGCCAATTTGAAGTATTTGCTGCGTCAAATGTCTCCGAAGAACAAGACAGTGAAGCCGAGAAGCATCCTGAGGTCTTGCCA GCTGAAAAGGCTCCTGACCCCTCAAGCTCTCTTCGGGCTGCCCAAGCGGACAGTAAAGTTGAAGAGAAGACAGCTACTAATGTTCCTGCCAATGTG AGCAAAGGCACAGCACCTCTGGCTCCACCACCAAAACCTGTTAGAAGAAGATTAAAGTCGGAAGATGAGTTACGGCCAGATGTGGATGAGCATACACAGAAGACGGGCGTCCTAGCTGCTGTTCTAACATCACAGCCTTCTATTCCCAG ATCTGTGGGGAAAGATAAAAAGGCTATCCAGGCATCTATTAGACGCAATAAGGAGACCAACACCGTTCTGGCCAGACTGAACAGTGAATTGCAACAGCAATTAAAG GATGTTCTTGAGGAGAGAATTTCCCTGGAAGTTCAACTGGAGCAGCTCCGACCGTTCTCTCACCTCTAA